GCGCCATGGTTGAATCGCGCAGAATCTGGATCGTGAAGCCCTCGATCTTGATTCCCAGGCGGCGGTCGCTGCGAGGCTCAGCAATCGTGGCGCTATCGATCCCAATCGCGAGCTGCGCGGCCGCACGCAGCGGCAGCATAACCATATAGTGGCGAGGTGCCGTTTCGGCGGTGAACTGGCCGAGCGGCTGGCCATTCAGGGTGAGATCGACGTGCCCAGGGGTGGGGCGACCACCGAGGTTGAGCGTGAGCAGGCCGTATTGTGCCACGCCCAGCTGGCTGAGGCGCACCGTGCTGGTGGCGCCAGTCCAGCGATACCAGGTGCTAGACGCGGAGCCCTCGCGGTCGTAGACGCCGTCGAGAAAGAAGAAATCGCGGAAGCTGCCCACATCGACGTGGTAGGTGCCGGAGTAGCTGCGAATCACGCCGATATCGGCGAGCAGCGCCAGCAGCATAGCGGCCAGCAGCACGGCCAGGCTGGCAAGCAAGCTGCGGCGCGCCGGCAGCGCAAAGGCAGGCGCGCCAGGTAGCGCCGGCGCGCGGGGTGCGGCAACAAGCGAAGGCGCGAACTGATTGGGCAGGCGCATGTGGTCTTATTCTTCCACCAGCGCTTCAAGGCGGAGCGAGAGCACCTTGGAGGCGCCGTCGTCGCCCATTGAGACGCCATAGATCGTATCGGCGGCCTCGATCGTGCCGCGGTTGTGCGTCACCAGCAAGAACTGGGTCTGTGCGCCGAGGTCGAGCAGCGCCTCGCGGAAGCGCCCGACGTTGGCCTCGTCGAGCGCGGCGTCGACCTCGTCGAGCACGCAGAATGGCGAAGGATTGACCTTGAGGATGGCGAATAGGAGTGCCGAGGCGGTGAGCGTGCGTTCGCCACCCGAGAGCAGCGCGAGTGTCTGCTGGCGCTTGCCGGGCGGGCGCGCGACGATCTCGACGCCCAGGCCACCGGCGTTCTCGGGCGCGTCGCCATTGCCATTGCTGGGCGTGCCATTGGCGCGCGTGAGCAGCAGCTGGGCCTGGCCGCCGCCGAACAGGCGCGTGAAGCTCTGCTCGAACTCGGCGGCGACGGCGCGGAAGGTAGCCTCGAAGCGCATTTGCATGGCGCTATCGAGCTCGGCGATCAGCTCGCGCAGGGCGGCCTGGGCCTGGCGCAGATCAGCGATCTGGCTAGTCAGGAAGGTATGGCGCTGCGACTCCTGCTCGAACTCTTCGAGCGCCAGCGGGTTGACCACGCCGAGGCGCTGGATGCGCGCCTTGAGCGTTTTGATGCGCTGCTCGAGCGTCTCGGCGGCGGGGTCGTCGGCAGCCTGAGATTCCGCCGAGCCTGGCTCGGGCGCCGGCACAGCAGCAGGCGCGGGGTCGGGCGTCTGGGCCTCGATATCGATATCGTCGGCGGCGGCGCGCTCCCAGATCGCGTCGAGCCGATCGCGGGCGCGCTGCAGCTCGACGGCGGCGCGGCTATGGGCCGACTCAGCCGCGAGCAGCGTGCTGGTCAGTTCGGCCTCGTGGCGCTCGAGGCGGGCCTGCTCGGCCTCGAGGCGGGCCTGCTCGGCCTCGGAAGGGCCGATGTGGAGTCGCAGTGCGTCGATCTGTGCCAGCAGCGCGGCGTGCGATGCCTGGAGCGCGTGCAGCTGCGCGTCGAGCGCGCCGCGCTCGACGCGCAGCTCATCGACCCGGCGTACGCCGGCGGCACGTTGCTCGGCCAGGCGCGTGCAGTTCTGCGTGTTCGACTGGAGCAAGGCCTGCTCGGCGCGGGCCTCGCCCTCGGCGGCGGCGGCGACCGCGCGCAAGCTGGTGGCGCGCGCCTGTAGCTCGTGCTCGGCTGCCTGGCGGCCATGATCCTCGGCGCGTAGCTGCTCGAGCTGAGCGTGGGCCTGGGCCTCGCGCTCGGCGAGCTGGGCCTGCTCGGCCTGGAGGGCCGCGTGCTGCTCGGCCAGCTCGGCCAGCGCGGCAGCCGACTGCTCGTGGCGGCGGCGCTGTAGATCGCGCTCGGACTCGGCCTGGTCGGCGGCGCGGCGCGTATGGTCGAGCGCCGCGCGTAGTGTGTCGAGATCGTGGCCGGCGCGCTGGTGGGCAGCCTCGGCCTCGCGCAGCTCGCGCTCGGCGGCGGCCACCTGGCCATCGAGCTGGGCACGGGCCTGCTGGGCCTGGTCGGCGGCGGCGCGCTGGCGCTCGGCCAGTGTAGGCAGCTCGCGCAGCTCGCGCTCGCGGCGCAGCGTGCCGGTCTCTTTCACCTGCGCGCCGCCAGTAACCGCGCCGCCGCTGCTGACCTGCTCGCCTGCGAGGGTCACCAGCGCCCAGCCGCCCGACAGCCGCTTCAGCTCGCGCCGGGCAGTCGGCAGATCTGCGACCACCAGCGTGCGCCCGAGCAGATACTGAATCACCGGGCGGTAATGCTGATCGAACTCGACCAGATCGGTCGCGATGCCGAGCACGCCATCGGCATCGGCGCCGGGCCGGCGCTCGTCGGGGCCGGGCCGGCGGATGGTATCGAGCGGCAGGAAGGTAGCGCGGCCCTGGCCGCCATGCCTGAGCGCCTCGATCGCGTCCTCGGCGTCGGCCCAGCGCTCGACCACAATATTCTGCAAACGCGAGCCAAGCGCAACCTCGACGGCAGTCTCGAGGTGGGCGGGGGTGCGGATAAGCGCAGACACCAGCATGAAGCCGGCGCGGCGTTGGGCCTCGGCCCACTGCATGGCGGCGCGCACCCCGGCAAATGTGCCGGCGTAGCTACGCTGCAGGCGCGTAAGCGTCTCGAGGCGCGCCTCGGTATCGGCCACGGCGCGGCGCGCATGGGCGAGCGCCTCGTCGGCGCGGGTACGCTCGGCGCGCAGGCGATCGAGCGTGTGGTGGGCCTGCTCGGCGGCCTGTGCAGTAGCCTGGCGGGCCTGCTCGGCGGCGGCGCGGCGGGCCTGAGCCTGCTCGGCGGCGGCCAGCCGCTCGGCCAGCGCCTGCGTGGCGGTAGCGAGGGCGTTGGCCGCGCCCGACTGAGCATCGAGCAAGCGCTGGTGCTGGGCGGCCAGCTGCTCGGCGCGGCGGTGGCGCTCGTGCAGCGCGGCAGCGGCCGCGAGCTCGGTACGTTGAGCGGCCTCGATCGCGCGTTGCGCGGTGCGGCGCTCGTGCTCGCGCGCGGCGAGTGCGTGCTCGGCGGCGGTAACGGCGGCGCGCTGCTCGGCCAGGTTGGCCTCGGCGGCGGCCAGCCGCTCGGCCACGGCGGTGCGCTCGCGATCAAGCTCCTCGCGGCGCAGATCGAACTCATTCAGGCTGCGCTCGAACTCCTCGCCGCGGCGGATGAGCGCGGCCTGGCGCTCGTTGCCGACGGCCAGATCGCGCTGGATGGCCTCGGCGCGGGCGTGTAGCGCGCTGCTCTCGGCGTGCAAGGCAGCCAGGCGATCACGTAGGGCGCGCAGCTGCTCGCGGGCGGTTCGCAAATCGAGCGTAGCGGCGGCCTGCTCGGCGCGGCGCGCGTGCAAGGCGTCGGTCAGCTGCTGCTCGGCGGCAGTCGACTGGGCCAGGCTGGACTGGGCCGCGTGCCACTGATCGACATAATGTTGAACGAGCAGCAAGCGCAGCTCGGCGGCCAGCTCGCGGTAGCTACGGGCCAGGCCGGCCTGGCGTTTCAGCGAGCGCAGGCGTGGCTCGAGCTCGGCCAGCACATCCTCGCAGCGCTCGAGGTTAGCCTCAGTCTCGCGCAGCTTGCGCTCGGCGTCGTGCTTACGCGACTCGAACACGCTAATCTCGGCGGCATCCTCGAACAGGCGGCGGCGCTCCTCGGGGCGCAGCGTGAGCGCGGAGTCGACCAGGCCCTGATTGATGATCGTATACGAGCCGCCGAGCGGGCCGACGGCCTCTTGCAGATCGCGCAGGCGCACGCGGCTACGGTTGATGAAATACTCGTTATCGCCGGCGCGGGTAGCGCGGCGGGTGAGCGTCACCTCGCCGTAGGGCAGCGGCAGCAGCCGGTCGCTGTTATCGATCGTCAGCGACACCTCGGCCAGGCCGGCCGGGGCACGGCGGCCGCCGCCGCTGAACAGGAGATCCTCAGTGCGCTTGGAGCGCAGCGTGGCGTAGCTCTGCTCGCCGAGCACCCAGCGCACAGCGTCGGCGATATTGCTCTTGCCGGAGCCATTCGGGCCGACGACGGCGGTGATGCCGGGGCGGAACTCAAAGACCGTGCGCGCGGCAAAGGTTTTGAAGCCCTGGATTTCGAGGCGTTTGAGGTACACGTCGATGCTATATAGTGGTGTTTACGGGTGCGAGCTAAGCCGGGGCATTATAGCATATCTGGGGCGGCGCCAGCACCATGGTGGCCGGCCAGGCGCGCGGGGGTGAAGCCGCCGCGCTAGCACGCGACGCCGGCTGAAGCCGGCTGGAAGGGTGTGTGGCAGGTGCAGGCCAGGCGATGCCGGCACCAAAAGCCCGGCCGGGGCGCTGGCCCAGCGCCGTTGAGATAGCCCGATAGCACATCGATATGGTTTGACAAACGCCACTCGCAATAGTATAATCACCGGCGGTGTGGGCGTATAGCTCAGTTGGTTAGAGCGCGATCCTGATAAGATCGAGGTCGGTGGTTCGAGTCCACCTACGCCCACCAGTGTAAGGTATGAGTTTTGAGTTGCAGGTTTTGAGTTGGCTTTACCGTAACTCAAAGCCCGGAATTCAAAACTCATATCTATTTGGGGCGGTAGCTCAGTTGGGAGAGCATCTGCTTTGCAAGCAGAGGGTCAGGGGTTCGAGTCCCCTTCGCTCCACCACATTAGGAAGCCCTAGAGTGTAATGCACTCTAGGGTTTTTGTGTTGGTACGAACCTTATCACGGCCCCTATTGATTGTGGAAGATGCCTTAGAGCGATAATTTCTTGGTGACTGCAGCTACCGCAGCTCGCTTGTTTTCCGTATAGCTGTGTGCGTAGATACTTGCTGTCACACTGACCGAGCTATGGCCGAGTAGTTTGGATACATCAACCATTGGAACGCCTGCCGCAAGCATCAGGCTCCCCGCTGTGTGGCGAAGATCATGGAATCGAATGTGCGGTAGCTCCGCCTTACCGAGCAGAAGTGAGAAAGTGCGACCAAGGTTCCGCCCGCCTATTGGTGTGCCACGCAGACTTGAGAATACTAAGCCATGCTCAATCCATCTTGTTATCAGCTTCGCCTTTCGTCCCAATTGCGCTCGTTGGTGGTGTTTGAGTATCTCAACAAGAGTCGGGTCAAGTGGGATGTCACGCTTACTCGCCTTCGATTTTGGTGGAACGAGAGCTGGTTTCTTGTCGACGATCTGAAGCTGCTCAACGATGGCTATCTTCGGTTCAGGGCCGTCAAGCGTGACGTTCTTCCATCGCAGGCCAAGCAATTCCCCTCGGCGCATCCCTGTTGAGACGGCAAGCACGAGTAGTGGGAGAATTGGGTTCTTGTTGGCTGTGTGAAGTAACCTGCCGACTTGATCCTCGGTGAGCGCAATAGCTTGGCGTTGCTCACCCTTGGGAAGCGTCACACCGTCACAAGGGTTACGGCGGATGAGCGAGTCGTTGACAGCCACCTCAAGGGCAGTATTCAAACGTCGAAATGCATTTTTCATGGTTTCAATCGCGTATCGGTTGGCGAGATCGTTGACCCACCCACGCACGTCTGGTGTAGTGAGCTTGTCGAGCCGCTTTTTACCGAGGGTTGGACGAATGTAATGCTGCACGATCCAGGCGTGACTTTCGCGTGTCGTCGCTCGACAACTTGGCTTAACAACATGGTCGAGCCAGTGATCGAGCCATGTATCCACTGTGTGGATGCGATTTAAGACCAGGCCATCTTCCTGATCGCGTAACCGCTGCTTGAGTTGCGCCAGACCATCCGCTCGATCGGCCACGCGCCATTTGGATGGCACCTTACCACCAACGGTTCGTGGCATTCTCGCCCACCAGATACCAGAGCCTTTTGGGCTTTCGAAGACGCTTCCTTCAGATTTGTTACGACGCCTCGGCATTTTTACCTCTCAAGCACTCAGCGCCGGGCCGTGTGTGCCATTATTGGAGTCCTCAGCCTGTGCCATATCCCAGGCCATGTCGAGTTGCGCCTGAACAAATTCATTCAACACATCGGAGAGTTCGGGTTCATCGTCCCAATAGGGGTCATCAAGAGCAGCCCCTGGGAAGATCATTCGTGCCTGGAAGAGGGTATGGAGCATTGTTTCGTGCTCATCATCCAGATAGATGTGATACTCACCTGGCAAGGGTTGCCACCCTACTGCTGCCTCAATGACCAATCGCTCCAACTCCGCAATGCGCTCTAGCGCTTCGTCGAGATTGATTATTTTCTTTCTCATGCCACCACCCCCATAATGTGCGGGGCGCAAGCCCACTCGAACCTGCGTGCCGCCGTATCCTCAGTTCAGGTCACCAGTCAGCTTAGCTTCATTGATGAACTCGTACAACCTTGTTCGGCCAATGCCAAGCTGTTCGGCTAGTTGCGACTTGTTTGTCTTCGGATGTTCGCGAAGTGTTCGCACAATGTGTTCGCGAAGTTGTTCGCCTGACTGTTCGTGAACACTGTTCATTTGTGTTCCTGATGCGCTAGGAACATTACTCGATGTCTCTCCTAAACTGTCCGGGCGAACACTATCGCGAACAGCCTGATTCGTACTGGAACTGTTCGCGGTGACTCGGTTTTTTCGCAATCCACGAACACTTTCAGCCAACTGAGCCTCCCGCCATTTTGCCTCCATCTCGAAGTGCAACTCCTTACGTTTGCGCTCAAGCTCACGTTCGAGGTCAGCCTGTTCCCGCGCAGCTCGCTCCGCATCCTCAATTTTAGCCCGCTCACGCTCGAATTCGCGCTGCTTGTGAACACGCCGCAGGTTGGCCGAGCAAAACGACAAAATTGACATTGGAAGAACGTGCGCGTTTGCCAACCAGAATGCCGTCCATCCATCCGGTTTGGCTGTAATGACAGCATAATGCCCGAGGATGAACAAGATACCGTAAACGACGCTTGTCACCATTGCTGACCAGTTCAACGCACCGGCCCACCTAGAGCGACCAGCCTTGTCGGCATTCGCAAGGCCACGCAGGTAAGTCCACTCAAAACCGACCGCGAGCGGCACTGCAACCCACGCTGGCAGGACATCGTGTTGCATGCTGAACATTGCTGACATGTATGCAGCCGCGCCAGTAATCAGGGCTTGATTGCCGTGCTCAAGAACCGCTTTCATTGGCTCAACAATTGCGACCCGCCGTGCGGTTGTGAAAAAGTTTACTTTCGTCATCTCATCCTCCACAGCTCGTCAAGGCGAGTCTTGTTAACCTGCTTACTCAGACACCACGTCCACATCATCCGCCAGCGCCTTGCGAATACGCGCCAGCCGATCCTCGCGCCGCCCCTTCATTCGCTCAGCAATCCTGTTATTCGACCAACCAGAAGAGTGTAAAGCTTTAATTATCTCGTCATCCATCCCATCAGCGCCGGGAACCGGTTCCGCTGGTTCCCGGTACTGGTTCCCATGCTCGGAACCAGTGTTTTTAGGCATTATGTCGGGAACTGGTTCCTGGGAACCGATGGGAACCACCGATGAAACGATTGACATATCACCCTCAAGGACAGGCTCAAGATCGTGGAGCAGGACATACCAGTTATTCCGCTCCGGATGCCACACCACGCTAGGGCGCTTCTGACGAAACGCTTCCTGAGCCACGTCATCAGGACAGCCGTGAAATTTCGCTCGCGTTGCAATGTTTCCACCAAGGAATATCAGATAGTCAAAACACGACTTCAGGTCGCTATTGCCCTTAATTCCGAGCGATTGAACTGTGTCGCTTTGCGCGGCTATCAAAACGCACTCGCCAACCTTTCGACCCTGCGTTAGTCGGCTGATGAGCGCCTTGCCTGCATCAATCGGATACTGCCGGCCGTCAAGCTCTTGCGTGATTGCAAGAAATTCGTCAGCAATGAATGTACGCTGCGGAAAACAACCAGATTTTAACACCCCCTGGTTGAGCTGCTGGAAGCGGTCGTGCATGCCCTTGGTCATTGCGCCAAGCGCTCGGCTAATCGCCGTCCAGTCCAGTCCACCACCAACCGACTGGCACGGCCACTTACCTGGCTCGTTGTGTGGGTCGATGGCGATGCACTCAGTCTGGATGCGCTGGTTCAGGATTGTCCGAAGAATTGTTGTCTTGCCACTTCCCTTCGGGCCAGTCACCAAGACGTTCTGCTCCTGTGCGATCGTTGAGAGCCTGATTGTTTGGATGCTCGATGGCGGCGTATCGAGGTTGATTGGCTGGTACGACGCACGAGTTGTATCCCGAACAGGCTCAGCGCGTGGTGCAGGAGCCACTGGCCGAGTCGACTCCGAGCGTTGGTTTGATCGTGCCTGTTCAAGCTCCCGACGAATACGAACCGAAAGCGGCTCTGGTTCTTGGCTCGTGAAGCCCCACAGGGTGAGTTGCGTTTTAACATGCTCAAAAAATCCCATATGATACATCCGTTCGTCCTCTTGCCACCAAGCTTTACTTAAGAGCTTTCGATTAACTCGGATGATGGCCCCGGCGATAACCAGGGCCACTAGACCAACCAGTGGATTGGACAGCAAATCAAGTGTCATTTCGTCGCCTTCCCGTTGCTTCCACCTCGAACAATGAAAATGATCGTTTTTACGTTCTCGATGAGTTGCCCGACAGACTCAACGATATATCGTTCGGGAGCGAGCGTACACCACCAAGCCACTAGACCAGCCAGAACGAGTGCAGCATATACCATCCACTCGACCGGGCGAATGATGCCAATTGCTGGAAGATACGTCCCAACAATCGCCACGAACAGGCCATACCCAGTGGTTGACATATCAACGCCTGTCACGCCACTGGCGAGTCGTCGAATACGAAAAGCCAAGTCACCTCGCACCTTCCAGCCAGCAATTTCGATTGCGGAGAATGTGACGGGGATTGCATACCATCCGACATAAATCCTTGCTGTCATAATTGCCGAAATATCGATTGGCTTTCCGGCCAGAAACCTAAAGAACGCGATCGTGAATGCTGACCCGATCCACCACAACGCACCGGCGATAACGAGAGTCGCGAGTGCTCCGAGTGTCACCCAGGTCAGGCGCGAAACCAGTTCTTGCGTAACCACGAATCTTGGAGCCGGCCCCTGAGTTGCGTGTACCATCGTCATGTCCCCCTCCTAAAATGGCGATCGTGGTCGCTCAGTGTTTTTTCCAATACTCGAATGGGTCGATTAGGGTACCTGCTGCATCTTTTATCTGGAAGTGCGTATGCAGCATGTCGGCGCGAATAAGTCCGACTGCCTGACCAGCTAGAAGTGAAGTCCCTGCCATGCAGTTCAGCGCTTCCCGCAGATGCCCAAGATAAACCTCCGAACCATCAGCGAGTGCGTAGCGCACGTACTGGCCTGCTGTTGACCCACCTTCAGGATACGAGCCAGTCTCGATGCATGTCCCGCTAAATGGTGCCAGCACTTCCTGCCCATCAGCCCCGGCGATGTCCGTTCCGAGGTGTTGACACACTGCTGATTGGAAGCACCATACGCTACCGGTGTCGTAAAATCCCGCGTTGATTTCCATGCCGGGAACAATTTCTGATTTCCCGACTGAGGGGGCTGGTTGCGACATGAGCAACCCATACTGCGACTTAACCAGCTCAAATCCAGTCCCCCACACATCCAGTTCATCCACATTCAAGGCTTGCTCAGGATTATTCGACTGAAGGCCAGTCAGGATGTTTGGGTAAAAGCCATTCGAAAGAGTCTCAATCGTTGCCTGCAACCCCTGCTCGTAGGTCGTGTAGCTCTTCACACCGCACAGCATGCTCGGCAGGCTGTTCCAGCACGTTGCGCCATCAGCGGGCTGGGTGGTGGCGAGCGGATTAAATGCTGCTCCTGTGTTTTCCGCAGATTGCCAGGCAACGACGAGGCCAACCGTCTCGCGTGTTGGCTGTTGGTTCCCCAGAGCGGCCAGCAAGTCGCGTGCCCAACGCTCGCGTTCGGATTCACCGATGAATCCGGTCTGCCGGGCCGACTGCGCACGTACTACCCGTGGGCCAAGTGTCACATCGAAAGTGGCCGAGCCGATGCGAACAGTCCACGCGCCATTTGGCATGCTTGGCAGTACAACGACGCCTGGTCGACCAAAGGTTAGGAGTGCGGCAAGCACAAGTCCAGAAAGCGCGAGACCAATCGAGCGCATCTCTCACCGTCCTACTTGACAGAAGCAGCAATCATTGCTTGCGCACGAGCATCAGCCTCAGCATCAGCCGCAGCCTGGCTTTCGCATGACCAAGCCTCCGCTCGACCAACCGGAACACCACGCGCGTCCACGGCGGTCGTGTGCGACTTGAAAGTCGCGTTCTGGCTGTTACACTCAGGTGGGCCAGCGACCGGGGGCGGCGTTGGCGTGCTATTAATCATCGCGACCAGTCGCGTCAGGTTTGGGTCTATCGTTGGCGTGGCTGGCACTGCGGTAGCCTCGAAGCGCAGGTCAGCATTGGCCTGTGGCACAACCCGCACCTGAGCTGGTTGCTGTACCTGCTGAACAGGCTGAATATATTGGGTCGGTGCGGTCAATGCAGGTGCTTGCGGAACTGCAACCGCTGCAACGGTCGGCTCAGCCGGCGAGTGCGGCGTGACTGAAATCGCACCACTTCCGACTGCCCACCCGCCAAGCCCAATCACGGTTGCCAGCGTAAGCATCCAGAACAAGCCAATTCGCGGTTGAGCTTGCGGAACGTGAACCACCCGAACACCTGCTGGCTGCTCGGCTGAGGTAGCCATTTTTAGGAATTCATCCGTCGTAATCATCGCCCACCTCCATGCGTGTAAAGCCGCGCCTCGGCTGCCTTCAACCGCCGCCACCGCTCGGCCAGGATTAACGCTTCCGTCGCACTAGTCGAGTCTTCGCAAAACTGCTCAATGGCCTGCCCATCTCGAATAATCTTGAATAAAATCCCACCAAATTCCGGTTGAGCTTCCACAAGGTTGGCTCGCGAAAGCTCACTCAATTGTTGAAGAAAATCTGTTGTCACACCCGACCCCGTTGTGTTGTCGGTCGAGGCCGATCAATAGTCGATTTCGCTCTACGGCTTAGTTTGCCTGCGGATTACAGCCAAAATCCTCTCGGTCGTCGCGTTTTTGCTGAGTAACGACCGTTCAAGCATCTCGATCTTCGAGACATCAAACTTCTTACGCATTATCCGCTCGCCAAATGAGATCGGGCCAGTTTTCCTCGATCGTTGCGTACAGCGCACCAACAGCCGACTCAAGATCCTTAAACGTTTTCGCAAGTTTTTGCAACACATCCTGATCTGAGCATTGCAAGTACCCCCAATCTGAGAACCGATTGATCAGCCGGATTGCTTCCCGCAATTCAGCGGTTTTCATTTGGATCTCCATAAAAAACCTCCCTTAATATTCGCGCTCACGAATAACATTAATTGCCGCCCGAAAATCCGCCATCGCCTCGTCGTAACCCTGCGCGTCGTCGATTTGCCGCGCCAGGAACTGCTCATCACCCTCGTGAGCCATCTCCCGCGCCTCAGCCGCCATCTCCCGCGCCTCAGCGCACAGACCTGCGTACTCGATCCGTAAAATGTTCAACATGTCCTGCCTCCTAACCCATTAAATCACTTGAATTAACACCAAGACATCCCGCGATACTCTCAAGATGATCGAGGTTTAATTTGCGAAGCGTTCCTGCGTCCTTCTTATAGCCCGACCGACTCGAATACCACAGCTTCCGAATGCTCATTCGCGATAATCCAGTTGCCTTGCCTAAACTTGCAAGCGTAAATCCTTGTTCGCGAGCAATTTGTTCGATTTTAATCTTCCACAAGCTCATCCTCCATGTATCGCTTCATATACACTACATTCTATCGCCTGCTGAATGGGAGTCAAATCGAAGCAGACTTTTAGGTTACGAAAACATTACGGAAATTTTACAGCAAAAATGTCTAAGAGTCAATACTTAATTCTTATTATGCATTTTAATGTTCGTATTTTAATTACAATAGGCGGATTAAATGGGCCTAACTAATAATCGAAGAATACGACAATCGCTAGGCGTATCCGATCGGAAATGGGAGCGTTTCCTATTTATCCAAGCAAGTATTGAATGGCAAAAGGTGGGATATGTTTTGCAGTCAATGTGGTAAACAGATTGCCCAAGAAAACCGCTTCTGTAACTTTTGTGGTGCACCTCAACAGGCGGGTGTGGAGCGGCCAACTTTCGCTCCGTACACACAGCCAATGAACAGCCCAACCACTCCTGCCGACGACGGACGGGAGCGCATAATTAAGGAGGCTGGCACCCATCTCATGAAAGCTGGCCCATCTGCAATGATGGCGCAGCGTAAAATCATCGTGACCAATCGCCGGGTAATCTATCGCGAAGGCATCCTCGGCGGCAGAGAAACAAGCGTTCCGCTGAACAAGATCACGGACGTTTCACTGAAATTTTCCGCTGCTGGGCGTCTAGCCGGTTATGGCACAATCCGAGTTGAGAGTGCTGGGAGCGGTCTTGAAATCATGGCCGAAGATATTGCTGATGCGCGCGGGGTGCGCGATGCGATTATGAAGCTTATTCGATGAAAGTAAGCCAGGCTTTGTATGAAAGCCTGGCTTTCCACTAGAAGCTTATTGATAGTCCGACCATCTTGTTAACCCATCAGCAAATAACTGGACAGTATCGCCATCTTGTGGGGTCGACTCAACGAACACAAAGCCTTCCGTC
The sequence above is drawn from the Candidatus Kouleothrix ribensis genome and encodes:
- the smc gene encoding chromosome segregation protein SMC; translation: MYLKRLEIQGFKTFAARTVFEFRPGITAVVGPNGSGKSNIADAVRWVLGEQSYATLRSKRTEDLLFSGGGRRAPAGLAEVSLTIDNSDRLLPLPYGEVTLTRRATRAGDNEYFINRSRVRLRDLQEAVGPLGGSYTIINQGLVDSALTLRPEERRRLFEDAAEISVFESRKHDAERKLRETEANLERCEDVLAELEPRLRSLKRQAGLARSYRELAAELRLLLVQHYVDQWHAAQSSLAQSTAAEQQLTDALHARRAEQAAATLDLRTAREQLRALRDRLAALHAESSALHARAEAIQRDLAVGNERQAALIRRGEEFERSLNEFDLRREELDRERTAVAERLAAAEANLAEQRAAVTAAEHALAAREHERRTAQRAIEAAQRTELAAAAALHERHRRAEQLAAQHQRLLDAQSGAANALATATQALAERLAAAEQAQARRAAAEQARQATAQAAEQAHHTLDRLRAERTRADEALAHARRAVADTEARLETLTRLQRSYAGTFAGVRAAMQWAEAQRRAGFMLVSALIRTPAHLETAVEVALGSRLQNIVVERWADAEDAIEALRHGGQGRATFLPLDTIRRPGPDERRPGADADGVLGIATDLVEFDQHYRPVIQYLLGRTLVVADLPTARRELKRLSGGWALVTLAGEQVSSGGAVTGGAQVKETGTLRRERELRELPTLAERQRAAADQAQQARAQLDGQVAAAERELREAEAAHQRAGHDLDTLRAALDHTRRAADQAESERDLQRRRHEQSAAALAELAEQHAALQAEQAQLAEREAQAHAQLEQLRAEDHGRQAAEHELQARATSLRAVAAAAEGEARAEQALLQSNTQNCTRLAEQRAAGVRRVDELRVERGALDAQLHALQASHAALLAQIDALRLHIGPSEAEQARLEAEQARLERHEAELTSTLLAAESAHSRAAVELQRARDRLDAIWERAAADDIDIEAQTPDPAPAAVPAPEPGSAESQAADDPAAETLEQRIKTLKARIQRLGVVNPLALEEFEQESQRHTFLTSQIADLRQAQAALRELIAELDSAMQMRFEATFRAVAAEFEQSFTRLFGGGQAQLLLTRANGTPSNGNGDAPENAGGLGVEIVARPPGKRQQTLALLSGGERTLTASALLFAILKVNPSPFCVLDEVDAALDEANVGRFREALLDLGAQTQFLLVTHNRGTIEAADTIYGVSMGDDGASKVLSLRLEALVEE
- a CDS encoding site-specific integrase produces the protein MPRTVGGKVPSKWRVADRADGLAQLKQRLRDQEDGLVLNRIHTVDTWLDHWLDHVVKPSCRATTRESHAWIVQHYIRPTLGKKRLDKLTTPDVRGWVNDLANRYAIETMKNAFRRLNTALEVAVNDSLIRRNPCDGVTLPKGEQRQAIALTEDQVGRLLHTANKNPILPLLVLAVSTGMRRGELLGLRWKNVTLDGPEPKIAIVEQLQIVDKKPALVPPKSKASKRDIPLDPTLVEILKHHQRAQLGRKAKLITRWIEHGLVFSSLRGTPIGGRNLGRTFSLLLGKAELPHIRFHDLRHTAGSLMLAAGVPMVDVSKLLGHSSVSVTASIYAHSYTENKRAAVAAVTKKLSL
- a CDS encoding M23 family metallopeptidase — translated: MRSIGLALSGLVLAALLTFGRPGVVVLPSMPNGAWTVRIGSATFDVTLGPRVVRAQSARQTGFIGESERERWARDLLAALGNQQPTRETVGLVVAWQSAENTGAAFNPLATTQPADGATCWNSLPSMLCGVKSYTTYEQGLQATIETLSNGFYPNILTGLQSNNPEQALNVDELDVWGTGFELVKSQYGLLMSQPAPSVGKSEIVPGMEINAGFYDTGSVWCFQSAVCQHLGTDIAGADGQEVLAPFSGTCIETGSYPEGGSTAGQYVRYALADGSEVYLGHLREALNCMAGTSLLAGQAVGLIRADMLHTHFQIKDAAGTLIDPFEYWKKH
- a CDS encoding helix-turn-helix transcriptional regulator yields the protein MWKIKIEQIAREQGFTLASLGKATGLSRMSIRKLWYSSRSGYKKDAGTLRKLNLDHLESIAGCLGVNSSDLMG
- a CDS encoding PH domain-containing protein; this translates as MFCSQCGKQIAQENRFCNFCGAPQQAGVERPTFAPYTQPMNSPTTPADDGRERIIKEAGTHLMKAGPSAMMAQRKIIVTNRRVIYREGILGGRETSVPLNKITDVSLKFSAAGRLAGYGTIRVESAGSGLEIMAEDIADARGVRDAIMKLIR